A single window of Papaver somniferum cultivar HN1 unplaced genomic scaffold, ASM357369v1 unplaced-scaffold_139, whole genome shotgun sequence DNA harbors:
- the LOC113335203 gene encoding protein FAR-RED ELONGATED HYPOCOTYL 3-like, which yields MKMVCVRAGDNEESHKGKNYKYEKKTTRVYKTSSKKIQCLFRIVFKRHHETHIWSLYSIPDGRHNHPPPKCLLGHPAYARFKPHQMEKVRQMKGCRPLKILNAIRAEDKTNLSTISTIYAAKATIKRTEWDGRLIMEQSEWLAEKLNYAMQTKVGPGDKVTHVFLAHPRMVDLAQCFYQVLFIDCTYKTNRYNMPMLNVVSHTSDKQSFTVAWCFIEKEEIEDYVWALEQMRLIYRGEESPQVIFTDRDFAVMSIVRQVFLLSQHFLCTWRIQTNFLSKCKNHIQKIKPAKGNQRSKEEDECLSQLSKKETAKEKRKKEKKNMMKRGIYGRISAKIGTIWLIRRP from the coding sequence ATGAAGATGGTATGCGTGAGAGCGGGGGATAACGAAGAAAGTCACAAAGGGAAGAATTACAAGTATGAGAAGAAGACGACGAGGGTCTACAAAACTTCGTCGAAGAAGATACAATGCCTGTTCAGGATTGTTTTCAAAAGGCATCATGAAACTCATATATGGAGTTTGTATAGTATTCCGGATGGTCGTCACAACCATCCTCCACCTAAATGTCTTTTAGGACACCCAGCATATGCCCGATTCaaaccacatcaaatggaaaAGGTACGGCAGATGAAGGGATGTAGGCCCCTTAAGATCCTAAATGCAATAAGGGCGGAAGATAAGACAAACTTGTCTACTATTTCCACAATCTACGCTGCCAAAGCaacgatcaagagaaccgaatggGATGGTAGATTAATTATGGAACAATCAGAGTGGTTGGCAGAAAAACTTAACTACGCCATGCAAACAAAGGTTGGTCCGGGCGACAAAGTGACTCATGTTTTTCTTGCCCATCCTAGGATGGTGGATTTGGCTCAGTGtttttaccaggtcttgttcaTAGATTGCACCTATAAGACCAACAGGTATAACATGCCGATGTTGAACGTGGTTAGTCATACTTCGGATAAGCAATCATTCACCGTGGCATGGTGCTTTattgaaaaagaagaaatagaggACTATGTTTGGGCGTTGGAACAAATGAGGTTGATTTACCGTGGCGAAGAGTCACCGCAGGTTATATTTACAGATAGGGATTTTGCAGTCATGAGTATCGTTCGTCAAGTTTTTCTACTTTCTCAACATTTCCTTTGTACGTGGCGCATTCAAACTAATTTTCTTTCTAAGTGCAAGAATCATATCCAAAAGATCAAACCTGCGAAGGGTAATCAACGTTCCAAGGAGGAAGACGAGTGTCTAAGTCAACTTTCAAAAAAAGAGACagcaaaagagaaaagaaaaaaagaaaagaaaaatatgatgaagaGGGGGATCTATGGAAGGATTTCTGCAAAGATTGGGACCATTTGGCTCATTCGAAGACCGTAG
- the LOC113335142 gene encoding histone H3.3-like has protein sequence MARTKQTARKSTGGKAPRKQLAAKAARRLTPTTGGVKKPHRYRPGTVALREIRKYQKSTELLIRKLPFQRLVREIAQGFKTDLRFQSHAVLALQEAAEAYLVGLFEDTNLCAIHAKRVTIMPKDIQLARRIRGERV, from the coding sequence ATGGCTCGTACCAAGCAGACTGCTCGTAAGTCTACCGGTGGTAAGGCTCCCAGGAAGCAACTCGCCGCCAAGGCTGCAAGGAGATTAACACCAACAACTGGAGGAGTTAAGAAGCCACATCGCTATCGTCCAGGAACAGTTGCTCTTCGTGAAATCAGGAAATACCAGAAGAGTACTGAACTTTTGATCAGGAAGTTGCCTTTCCAGAGATTAGTTCGTGAAATCGCTCAAGGATTCAAAACAGATCTTCGATTCCAGAGTCATGCTGTTCTTGCTCTTCAAGAGGCTGCTGAAGCTTATTTAGTAGGATTGTTTGAAGATACTAACTTGTGCGCAATTCATGCTAAGAGAGTCACGATCATGCCTAAAGATATTCAACTTGCAAGGCGTATTCGTGGTGAAAGGGTTTAG